A region of Dermabacter vaginalis DNA encodes the following proteins:
- the rpsD gene encoding 30S ribosomal protein S4 — MTSVTKARRTARLSRALGIALTPKAVKYFEKRPYPPGQHGRGRRSNSDYAVRLTEKQRLRAQYQLREKQLHRAYVEAKKLPGLTGESMVELLETRLDALVLRAGFARTILQARQFVSHRHVLVDGEIVNIPSYRVKPGQTIQVKPKSQTLEAFADAAEGSNSDVQASVPSYLSVQLEELKAQLVSRPKRSEVPVTCDVALVVEYYAR, encoded by the coding sequence GTGACCAGTGTCACCAAAGCACGTCGTACCGCACGCCTTTCGCGTGCGCTCGGTATTGCGCTTACCCCGAAGGCCGTCAAGTACTTCGAGAAGCGCCCTTACCCGCCGGGCCAGCACGGTCGTGGCCGCCGTTCGAACTCGGACTACGCGGTTCGTCTGACCGAGAAGCAGCGCCTGCGCGCTCAGTACCAGCTTCGCGAGAAGCAGCTTCACCGCGCCTACGTTGAGGCCAAGAAGCTTCCGGGTCTGACCGGTGAGTCGATGGTCGAGCTCCTCGAGACTCGCCTTGACGCGCTCGTTCTTCGCGCGGGCTTCGCTCGCACGATCCTTCAGGCTCGTCAGTTCGTCTCGCACCGCCACGTTCTCGTGGATGGCGAGATCGTCAACATCCCCTCGTACCGCGTGAAGCCTGGCCAGACCATCCAGGTCAAGCCGAAGTCGCAGACTCTCGAGGCTTTCGCGGATGCCGCTGAGGGTTCGAACTCCGATGTTCAGGCGTCGGTCCCTTCGTACCTCTCGGTCCAGCTCGAGGAACTCAAGGCTCAGCTCGTTTCTCGACCGAAGCGCTCCGAGGTCCCCGTGACTTGCGACGTCGCGCTCGTCGTCGAGTACTACGCTCGCTGA
- the lipB gene encoding lipoyl(octanoyl) transferase LipB — MLDIIHLAFSEDSGIESAHEDFNLPPGPVDYNAAWDVQKQIHAEVIAGERPNTLLLLEHQPVYTAGRRTLEVERPRDGAPVIDVDRGGKITWHGPGQLVGYPIVKLPAPIDVVGFVRGIERAIMGVCSKAGVPTAPVEGRSGVWVLDELGMDRKVCAIGLRVAKRCTMHGFALNCENDLSWAMNVIPCGIDDAGVSSLSVESGRTVRPKDVLADVEDAMKELEAERGLE, encoded by the coding sequence GTGCTCGACATCATTCACCTCGCTTTTTCCGAAGATTCCGGGATTGAATCCGCTCACGAAGATTTCAATCTTCCGCCCGGTCCCGTTGACTACAACGCCGCGTGGGATGTGCAAAAACAGATCCACGCGGAGGTGATTGCGGGCGAACGCCCAAATACGCTTCTTCTTCTCGAGCATCAGCCGGTCTATACCGCTGGTCGGCGCACCCTCGAGGTCGAGCGTCCACGTGACGGCGCCCCCGTGATTGATGTCGATCGGGGTGGCAAGATCACCTGGCACGGTCCTGGTCAGCTCGTGGGCTACCCGATCGTCAAGCTTCCTGCCCCCATCGATGTCGTGGGCTTCGTACGGGGCATCGAACGGGCCATCATGGGCGTGTGCTCCAAGGCTGGCGTCCCTACGGCTCCTGTTGAAGGGCGAAGCGGCGTGTGGGTCCTCGATGAGCTCGGGATGGACCGAAAAGTGTGCGCAATTGGGCTGCGCGTCGCCAAGCGCTGCACGATGCATGGTTTCGCACTGAACTGCGAGAATGACCTTTCGTGGGCCATGAACGTGATCCCGTGCGGAATCGACGACGCAGGTGTGAGCTCACTTTCCGTTGAAAGCGGCCGTACTGTGCGCCCGAAGGATGTGCTCGCTGATGTCGAAGACGCCATGAAGGAACTCGAAGCCGAACGCGGCCTCGAATAA
- a CDS encoding replication-associated recombination protein A, translating into MDDDLFSLKPGVQAPKTLADRNVDHRAPLAARMRPRSLDEIVGQENALADGSPLFRLVGEDDSHTAPSSIILWGPPGTGKTTIAYAVAREGDREFVEVSAVLAGVKDIRAVVDAARSRLRTTGRETILFVDEVHRFNKSQQDALLPSVENRWVTLIAATTENPYFSIITPLISRSIVLTLDSLGGEEIDALLTRALAEERGLGGSVELESDAREALLRLSGGDARKALTALEAAAASALKTPEKRITGDILAHAINRSMLTYDREGDQHYDVISAFIKSMRGSDPDAALHYLARMIESGEDPRFIARRIVIAASEEVGMADPTALQVAVAAMQAVQMIGMPEGRIPLAQAVVHIATAPKSNASYAGINRAIADVREGKGRSVPAHLRDGHYKGAEKLGHGVGYVYAHDEPRGVARQQYAPDDLVGVNYYEPTDRGFEGRVKSSLEILRSLTRGAGGVQGPMVDAR; encoded by the coding sequence GTGGACGACGATCTTTTTTCTCTCAAACCAGGCGTGCAGGCCCCAAAGACTCTCGCGGACCGCAACGTCGATCACCGCGCGCCGCTAGCCGCTCGTATGCGGCCGCGTTCGCTCGACGAGATCGTCGGTCAAGAGAACGCTCTTGCAGACGGCTCACCCCTGTTTCGTCTCGTGGGGGAGGACGATTCACATACTGCCCCGAGCTCAATCATCTTGTGGGGCCCACCCGGAACGGGCAAAACGACGATCGCTTACGCCGTCGCGCGGGAGGGCGATCGCGAGTTCGTCGAGGTTTCAGCGGTGCTTGCGGGAGTCAAAGATATCCGTGCCGTTGTTGATGCCGCGCGGTCCCGCTTGCGCACGACTGGTCGCGAAACGATTCTCTTCGTCGATGAGGTGCATCGGTTTAATAAGTCGCAGCAAGATGCGCTTTTGCCGTCGGTTGAGAACCGGTGGGTGACCCTGATCGCCGCGACGACCGAGAACCCCTATTTTTCAATCATCACCCCGCTGATCTCGCGCTCGATTGTGCTCACCCTCGATTCGCTCGGTGGCGAGGAGATTGATGCACTGCTGACGAGAGCGCTCGCCGAGGAGCGGGGGCTTGGCGGTTCGGTCGAACTTGAGAGCGATGCCCGCGAGGCGCTCCTGCGTCTCAGCGGAGGCGATGCCCGCAAGGCCCTCACAGCGCTCGAGGCTGCTGCTGCTTCAGCACTGAAGACCCCAGAGAAGCGGATCACGGGCGACATCCTCGCCCACGCGATCAACCGTTCGATGTTGACCTACGATCGCGAGGGCGATCAGCACTACGACGTCATCAGCGCGTTCATTAAGTCGATGCGGGGAAGCGATCCGGATGCGGCCCTGCACTATCTGGCCCGCATGATTGAGTCGGGTGAAGACCCGCGGTTCATCGCGCGGCGAATCGTGATCGCAGCGAGTGAGGAGGTCGGCATGGCCGACCCGACCGCGCTTCAGGTTGCCGTTGCCGCAATGCAGGCAGTCCAGATGATTGGGATGCCCGAGGGGCGGATCCCGCTCGCCCAAGCGGTCGTGCACATCGCAACTGCCCCGAAGTCCAATGCGAGTTACGCGGGGATCAATCGAGCGATCGCCGATGTGCGCGAAGGAAAAGGGCGTTCGGTTCCCGCACATCTTCGCGATGGGCATTACAAGGGAGCGGAGAAGCTCGGGCACGGTGTTGGTTACGTGTACGCGCACGACGAGCCTCGCGGTGTGGCGCGTCAGCAGTACGCACCCGATGACCTCGTGGGTGTCAACTACTACGAGCCGACCGATCGAGGATTCGAGGGGCGCGTGAAGAGCTCGCTTGAGATTTTGCGCTCGCTCACGCGCGGCGCGGGTGGGGTGCAGGGGCCGATGGTTGACGCGCGGTGA
- the lipA gene encoding lipoyl synthase, which translates to MAVEPQGRRLLRVEARNAETPIERKPSWIKTTANMGPEYTDMKKRVHSRGLHTVCEEAGCPNIFECWEDREATFLIGGDTCTRRCDFCDIASGKPQAIDPAEPFKVATSIKEMGLKYATVTGVARDDLEDGAAGLFAETCRQIHAISPGTGVELLIDDIKGDSSAMQQVYDSKPEVFGHNLETVPRIFKKIRPAFRYERSLGVIADAKANGMITKSNLILGMGEETSEILSAMQDLRDNGCEILTLTQYLRPSKLHHPIDRWVKPQEFLELSEAGYEMGFAGIMAGPMVRSSYRAGRLWAQAMEKLGREIPEELSHLNSSAPALQEATSVVERQAAREKRDRERAERKVSATA; encoded by the coding sequence GTGGCAGTTGAACCCCAAGGACGACGCCTTCTCAGGGTCGAGGCCCGCAATGCGGAAACCCCGATCGAACGCAAACCTAGCTGGATCAAAACCACGGCAAACATGGGCCCCGAGTACACCGATATGAAGAAGCGCGTGCATTCACGCGGCTTGCACACGGTGTGCGAAGAAGCGGGATGCCCCAACATCTTTGAGTGTTGGGAGGATCGCGAGGCGACCTTCTTGATCGGCGGCGACACGTGCACGCGCCGCTGCGATTTTTGCGACATCGCAAGCGGCAAACCACAAGCGATCGACCCTGCCGAACCTTTCAAGGTCGCCACTTCCATCAAGGAAATGGGCCTCAAGTACGCGACCGTGACAGGGGTGGCCCGCGATGATCTCGAAGACGGTGCCGCGGGGCTCTTTGCCGAGACCTGCCGCCAGATCCACGCCATCAGCCCGGGTACGGGCGTGGAACTCCTCATCGACGACATCAAGGGTGATTCGAGCGCGATGCAGCAGGTCTACGACTCGAAGCCCGAAGTCTTCGGTCACAACCTCGAAACCGTGCCTCGCATCTTCAAAAAGATTCGTCCGGCCTTCCGTTACGAGCGCAGCCTCGGCGTCATCGCCGATGCGAAGGCGAACGGGATGATCACGAAGTCGAACCTCATCCTTGGTATGGGGGAGGAAACGAGCGAGATTCTTTCAGCTATGCAGGATCTTCGCGACAACGGTTGCGAGATTCTCACCCTCACCCAGTATTTGCGCCCCTCGAAACTTCATCACCCGATCGATCGCTGGGTGAAGCCGCAAGAGTTCCTCGAACTCTCCGAGGCAGGTTATGAAATGGGCTTCGCGGGGATCATGGCCGGGCCCATGGTGCGTTCGTCGTATCGCGCCGGCCGGCTGTGGGCTCAGGCGATGGAGAAACTTGGCCGCGAGATTCCCGAGGAACTCTCGCACCTCAATTCCTCGGCGCCCGCCCTCCAGGAAGCCACGAGCGTGGTGGAGCGCCAGGCCGCACGTGAAAAGCGTGACAGGGAGCGTGCTGAGCGGAAGGTTTCGGCAACGGCTTAG
- a CDS encoding leucyl aminopeptidase, translating to MAHITLSISNVDSITTDVLVVPLLKGAKDAPASPVGLSSLEESFTAVKASGAKGALTTIPAPAAYRAHAIVGVGLGAEALEDVTCEDIRYAFGSASRTLTGHTSIALAFPAASEAHIAAALEGAALGAYAYGEYKSDLKDDQKPVEEIVLAVADKKELKALEGAANRAEKIAEGVHIVRDLVNTPPNLLYPDSFAKRAKDLTKKLPVSVEVLDEKALADGGYGGIVGVGQGSTRPPRLVKLSYAPKRAKRHVAFVGKGITFDSGGISLKPGAGMDEMTMDMGGAATVLATTITAAALELDVNVTTFLALAENLPGGGAQRPGDVVTMRNGKTVEVLNTDAEGRMVMADALVDAAALEPDLLIDVATLTGAAIVALGNRTAGVMGTDEARDEVWEASKAAGEPMWPLPFPGELREGLNGRVADLSNIGERPGGALSAGIFLKEFVGETQWAHVDIAGPAFTQKPFGYNNIGGTGMSMRTLVEVIEREATK from the coding sequence ATGGCACATATAACTCTGAGCATCAGCAACGTTGACTCGATCACGACGGACGTCCTCGTGGTCCCCCTCCTTAAGGGTGCAAAGGATGCACCGGCAAGCCCGGTTGGGCTTTCATCGCTCGAAGAATCCTTCACTGCCGTCAAGGCCAGTGGCGCCAAGGGTGCGCTCACGACGATCCCGGCGCCCGCTGCCTACCGCGCTCACGCAATCGTCGGCGTTGGCCTCGGCGCCGAGGCCCTTGAAGATGTCACGTGCGAAGACATCCGATACGCCTTTGGTTCCGCTTCGCGAACCCTCACCGGCCACACAAGCATCGCCCTTGCCTTCCCGGCCGCCTCCGAGGCACACATCGCCGCCGCTCTCGAAGGCGCAGCTCTCGGCGCCTACGCCTACGGCGAATACAAGAGTGACCTCAAGGACGATCAAAAACCCGTCGAGGAGATCGTTCTCGCCGTGGCCGATAAGAAGGAGCTCAAAGCTCTCGAAGGTGCCGCGAACCGCGCCGAGAAAATCGCCGAGGGCGTGCACATCGTTCGCGATCTCGTGAACACCCCACCGAACCTGCTTTACCCCGATTCCTTCGCGAAGCGCGCGAAGGATCTCACGAAGAAGCTTCCCGTGAGCGTCGAGGTTCTCGATGAGAAGGCCCTTGCCGACGGTGGCTACGGCGGCATCGTGGGTGTGGGCCAGGGCTCGACCCGCCCGCCCCGTCTCGTCAAACTTTCTTACGCACCGAAGCGTGCCAAGCGGCACGTTGCCTTTGTCGGTAAGGGCATCACGTTCGATTCGGGCGGCATTTCGCTGAAGCCCGGCGCCGGAATGGACGAGATGACGATGGACATGGGTGGCGCCGCAACCGTGCTCGCCACGACCATCACCGCTGCAGCCCTTGAGCTCGACGTCAACGTCACGACCTTCCTTGCGCTCGCGGAAAACCTCCCCGGAGGCGGAGCGCAGCGCCCCGGCGATGTCGTCACGATGCGCAACGGTAAGACCGTCGAGGTGCTGAACACCGACGCCGAGGGCCGCATGGTCATGGCCGACGCCCTTGTGGATGCCGCGGCGCTTGAGCCCGACCTCCTGATCGACGTCGCGACCCTCACGGGGGCGGCGATCGTCGCCCTTGGCAACCGCACTGCGGGAGTCATGGGGACCGACGAAGCCCGCGACGAGGTGTGGGAAGCATCTAAGGCCGCGGGCGAGCCCATGTGGCCGCTTCCCTTCCCGGGAGAGCTTCGCGAGGGATTGAACGGCCGCGTTGCCGACCTCAGCAACATCGGCGAACGCCCCGGCGGCGCGCTGAGCGCGGGCATCTTCCTCAAGGAGTTTGTTGGCGAGACGCAGTGGGCACACGTCGACATCGCCGGCCCCGCTTTCACGCAGAAGCCTTTCGGCTACAACAACATCGGCGGCACCGGCATGAGCATGCGCACGCTCGTCGAAGTAATTGAGCGCGAAGCCACCAAGTAA
- the sucB gene encoding 2-oxoglutarate dehydrogenase, E2 component, dihydrolipoamide succinyltransferase, with protein MSEIVKMPALGESVTEGTVVRWLKEVGEEIAVDEPLLEVSTDKVDTEVPSPVAGVLEKILVNEDEDAEIGADLAVVGDGSGVESSSAEPSEGENLASDPTVAPSTTQEAPIGESEAPGDSSSNSGSADGEEVKMPALGESVDSGTVVRWLKEVGEQVEADEPLLEVSTDKVDTEVPSPVAGTLQKILVQEDEEAEVGAAIAVIGSGAPSDASPAPAAPAAESASPAPKAEQSTAPAATASETVSSSGNAQAYVTPIVRKLASDNGIDLSSVKGSGIGGRIRKQDVQEAIEAKKKAEVPAPAVASAPSAAAPAKKEAPKVEVSPLRGTEEKMTRLRKIVASRMVESLQTQAQLTTAVEVDMTRIAALRGRAKNDFLAREGAKLTFLPFIMQAAVEALKAHPKLNAEIAGDMIKYHGVENIGMAADTERGLVVPVIKNAGDLNLAGLARQIGELGAKAKGNKLTPDDLQGATFTITNTGSGGALFDTPIVPNPQVGILGCGTIVKRPAVVKDADGNETIGIRSMMYLFLSYDHRLVDGGDAARFLSTMKKRLEDGAFEGDLGL; from the coding sequence ATGTCTGAAATCGTCAAGATGCCCGCGCTCGGTGAGTCCGTCACCGAGGGCACCGTTGTTCGCTGGCTCAAGGAAGTGGGCGAGGAAATCGCCGTTGACGAACCGCTTCTCGAGGTCTCGACCGATAAGGTCGACACCGAGGTTCCCTCCCCCGTTGCCGGCGTTCTCGAGAAAATTCTCGTGAATGAGGATGAGGACGCCGAGATCGGCGCTGACCTTGCCGTGGTCGGCGATGGTTCCGGCGTTGAATCGAGCTCCGCGGAGCCAAGCGAGGGTGAGAACCTCGCCTCGGATCCTACGGTTGCCCCCTCGACAACGCAGGAGGCCCCCATTGGTGAAAGCGAAGCGCCCGGTGACTCATCGAGCAACTCCGGTAGCGCCGATGGCGAAGAAGTGAAGATGCCCGCACTCGGTGAGTCCGTTGATTCGGGAACGGTGGTGCGTTGGCTCAAGGAGGTTGGCGAACAGGTCGAGGCCGATGAGCCTCTCCTCGAGGTGTCGACCGACAAGGTTGACACCGAGGTTCCCTCCCCCGTTGCGGGTACCCTCCAAAAGATTCTTGTGCAGGAGGATGAGGAGGCCGAGGTTGGCGCGGCCATTGCCGTGATCGGCTCGGGTGCTCCTTCCGACGCCTCCCCGGCCCCCGCCGCTCCCGCTGCGGAAAGCGCTTCGCCGGCCCCCAAGGCTGAACAGAGCACTGCTCCCGCCGCCACGGCTTCGGAAACGGTGTCCTCGAGCGGCAATGCGCAGGCGTACGTGACGCCGATCGTGCGCAAGCTCGCGTCGGATAACGGCATTGATCTTAGCTCGGTCAAGGGCTCGGGCATCGGCGGCCGTATCCGTAAGCAGGATGTGCAGGAAGCTATCGAGGCGAAAAAGAAGGCGGAGGTTCCCGCTCCCGCTGTCGCTTCGGCACCGTCCGCCGCGGCTCCCGCGAAGAAGGAAGCCCCCAAGGTCGAGGTGTCGCCTCTGCGCGGTACCGAGGAGAAGATGACCCGCTTGCGCAAGATCGTTGCGTCGCGCATGGTCGAGTCGCTCCAGACACAGGCGCAGCTCACCACCGCCGTTGAGGTCGATATGACCCGCATTGCGGCTCTTCGTGGCCGGGCGAAGAACGACTTCCTCGCGCGTGAAGGTGCGAAGCTCACGTTCCTCCCGTTCATCATGCAGGCGGCTGTGGAAGCGCTCAAGGCGCATCCGAAGCTGAACGCCGAGATTGCGGGCGACATGATCAAGTACCACGGTGTCGAGAACATCGGTATGGCAGCGGACACCGAGCGTGGCCTCGTCGTTCCGGTCATCAAGAACGCGGGCGATCTCAACCTTGCGGGTCTTGCCCGCCAGATTGGTGAGCTCGGCGCCAAGGCGAAGGGCAACAAGCTCACGCCGGACGATCTTCAGGGCGCGACGTTCACCATCACGAACACGGGTTCGGGTGGCGCGCTGTTCGATACCCCGATCGTTCCGAACCCGCAGGTTGGCATCCTCGGCTGCGGCACGATCGTCAAGCGCCCGGCTGTCGTGAAGGACGCCGACGGCAATGAGACGATCGGGATCCGCTCGATGATGTACCTGTTCCTCAGCTACGATCACCGCCTCGTTGATGGCGGCGATGCTGCCCGCTTCCTCTCCACGATGAAGAAACGCCTCGAGGACGGCGCCTTCGAGGGGGACCTCGGACTCTGA
- the lpdA gene encoding dihydrolipoyl dehydrogenase, protein MADTSTDQKFDIVILGGGSGGYAAALRATQLGKSVALVEKDKLGGTCLHRGCVPTKALLHVGEIADTPAEAKAVGIEMTASAINTEKMLDFKNKVIGRLYKGLQGLVGSSGATLVNGFGRLTGKNTVEVEAEDGSKQTLTGENIILASGSFSKTLPGLELGGRIIDSEVALQLPEVPKNPIILGGGVIGVEFASVWKSLGAESVTIIEGLPHLVANEDEAISKNLERAFKKRKIAYSLGVFFEKAEQTETGVKVTLANGKTYEGDYLLVAVGRGPQTKGLGYEEQGIEMDRGFVLANKDTLETNVPGIYAVGDIVPGLQLAHRGFQQGIFVAEQIAGLDPQPIDESGIPRVTYCEPNIGSVGLTEKQAKEKFGDDNVATYDYNLGGNGKSQILGTQGFIKLVREKDGPIVGVHMIGARLSEQIGEAQLIVNWEAEPEDVASLIHAHPTQNEAMGEAALALAGKPLHAHA, encoded by the coding sequence GTGGCGGATACCTCCACAGACCAGAAGTTCGACATCGTGATTCTGGGAGGTGGCAGCGGCGGCTACGCGGCCGCGCTGCGCGCCACCCAGCTTGGAAAGAGCGTTGCCCTTGTCGAGAAAGACAAGCTCGGCGGCACGTGCCTCCACCGCGGCTGCGTGCCCACCAAGGCGCTGCTTCACGTAGGCGAGATTGCCGACACCCCTGCCGAAGCGAAGGCCGTGGGTATTGAGATGACCGCCTCCGCGATCAACACCGAGAAGATGCTCGACTTCAAGAACAAAGTCATCGGGCGCCTCTACAAAGGCCTCCAGGGCCTCGTGGGTTCCTCCGGTGCGACCCTCGTCAACGGTTTCGGCCGCCTTACGGGTAAGAACACGGTCGAGGTTGAGGCGGAAGACGGCTCAAAACAGACCCTCACGGGTGAGAACATCATCCTCGCCTCGGGTTCCTTCTCCAAGACCCTCCCGGGCCTCGAACTCGGCGGCCGCATCATTGACTCCGAGGTCGCTCTTCAGCTCCCCGAAGTTCCGAAGAACCCGATCATTCTTGGCGGCGGCGTGATCGGTGTCGAGTTCGCTTCCGTGTGGAAGTCGCTCGGCGCTGAATCGGTCACGATCATCGAGGGCCTCCCCCACCTCGTTGCTAACGAGGACGAGGCAATTTCTAAGAATCTCGAGCGCGCGTTCAAAAAGCGTAAGATCGCCTACTCGCTCGGCGTGTTCTTCGAAAAGGCGGAGCAGACCGAGACTGGCGTCAAGGTCACGCTTGCGAACGGCAAGACCTACGAGGGTGACTACCTCCTCGTCGCTGTTGGCCGCGGCCCGCAGACGAAGGGCCTCGGCTACGAAGAGCAGGGCATCGAGATGGATCGCGGATTCGTGCTCGCCAACAAGGACACCCTCGAAACGAACGTTCCCGGTATCTACGCCGTGGGCGACATCGTTCCGGGCCTCCAACTCGCTCACCGCGGCTTCCAGCAGGGCATCTTCGTGGCCGAACAGATCGCGGGTCTCGACCCCCAGCCGATCGACGAGTCGGGCATCCCGCGCGTCACCTACTGCGAGCCGAACATTGGCTCGGTGGGTCTCACCGAAAAGCAGGCAAAAGAGAAGTTCGGCGACGACAACGTCGCGACCTACGACTACAACCTCGGCGGCAACGGAAAGTCCCAGATTCTCGGCACTCAGGGTTTCATCAAGCTCGTGCGTGAGAAGGACGGCCCGATTGTCGGTGTCCACATGATCGGTGCACGCCTGTCGGAGCAGATCGGCGAGGCACAGCTCATCGTCAACTGGGAGGCGGAGCCTGAGGATGTTGCTTCGCTCATCCATGCCCACCCCACTCAGAACGAGGCGATGGGCGAGGCTGCGCTCGCTCTCGCTGGCAAGCCGCTCCACGCTCACGCCTGA